TCTTTCACATTTTCTTGCAATTTGCGGCAAACTTCCTGGATTTTCGCTCCGTAATTCACGATCACGCGCAAATCGATGGCGGCTTCCGTTTGCCCTACTTCCACGCTGACGCCTCTCTGCGCGTTTTTGCCGCTCAGACGTTTCGTCAGACCTTCGGAAATGCCTCCCGACATTCCTGCGATACCCGGGGTTTCTGCGGCGGCTAGACCGGCAATCGTTGCGACAACATCGTCGGATATTTTGACAGTTCCCGTTTCCATTTCGTCAGTCATACGTTCACCCCTCTTACTCGTTCCTTAACTTTGGTAATATTGTACTTGGTGCGGCAAACGAAAGCAACTGGCGCAACCAAGCCGTGTCCTACAACGATTTCACCATGCCGCCGTCGACCATAAAAGTCGATCCTGTAACATACGTATTACGCTCCGACAGCAAAAATACCGCAAAATTGGCAAATTCCTGCGGTTTGCCGTAACGGCCAAGCGGTATTTCGCGAATCGCTTCTTTTTCCACGTCGGCTACGCTCGTTCCTATGCTTTTCGCTTTGAATGCGTTCAATTCGCGAATCCTGTCGGTTAAAATTTTCCCCGGACAAACGGTATTGAGCAAAATACCATCGGCCGCGAATTCCTCCGCCAGCGATTTCATCAAACCGAGGACCCCGCTGCGCATGACATTCGATAAAACAAGCCCGGGAATCGGCACTTTGGCGGATGTGGAAGCGACGGTGACGATTTTGCCCTTGCTTTCCCGCAAATAGGGGTGGCATTCGCGGATAAGCCGGACCACGCTCATTACGTTCGTTTGAAAAGCCGCTTCCCAGTCGCTGTCCGCGAGTTCCAGGAAACTCCCGCCGCGCGGGCCGCCGGCGTTGCACACCAGTCCGTCCAAACGTCCGAAATGTTTCAGCGTGTTTTGCACCAACGCGTATGTATCCGCGGAACGCGAAACGTCGGCCTGATGGGGCAATACGCTTACCCCGTATTTGTCGGCGAGTTGCCGCGCGAATTCGCCAATGCGTTCCTGCGAACGGCTGCACAGGGCAAGGTTTGCCCCTTCCGCCGCGAGTCCCTCCGCAATGGCGGCGCCCAAACCTTTGCTTGAAGCGCTTACGAGAAATACTTTATCTTTTAACCCAAGATCCATTTGGAATACCCCTTTCGATTGTCTAATTTCCGGCTGATGATTATAATATTATCGTTTAAAGCCAACAGGAGGAAGATCGCTTGAAGAAAAAATTCCCGATGTTCGCGTTTTTTTAATCGCCACATTTGTTTTAAGCGCCATTGCCCATTACGCCGCTTTGCCGATATTGCTGCAATTTTTGAGCGCAGCGGCGGCGATCGTGTTTGTCGCCGGTTTTTTGGGCCGCGCGACGGAAAGTGTGGCGCATTACGCCGGCGAGCGCATGGGCGGCTTTTTAAACGCCACGTTCGGCAACGCGGCGGAATTGATAATCGCCATTTTTTTGGTTAAAAACGGTATGTTTGACATGGTGAAAGCAAGCATTACCGGCTCGATCATCGGAAATATGCTGCTTGTGTTGGGACTGAGCGTATTGATTGGCGGCAGTAAATTTAAAACGCAGCGTTTCAACATTCGCATGGCGTCGCACAACGCTTCCATGATGACGCTTGCCGTGATTGCGCTGTTTGTCCCCGCCGTTTTCATTCATGAATTCACCACGGCTTCCCTGCAAAAGTTAAGCCTGATTGTGGCGGGCGGATTAATTGCGGCTTATTTATTATGGCTCGTCTTTTCGATGATCACCCACAAGGATGAACTGGCCGACGAGACCGGCGGCAATGAATCGCATACGCCGTGGAGCAAAGGAGGGTCCATTTTCTATCTGCTCCTTGCCACGATTATGGTCGCCTTTGTCAGCGAATGGCTGGTCGCTACGCTGGAACCGATTACGCACCGCTTCGGGCTGTCGGAATTGTTTGTCGGCGCGTTCGTGATCGCAATTGTCGGCAATGCCGCGGAACACAGCGCCGCCGTCATGATGGCGGCAAAAAACAAAATCGGCGCCGCGGTTGAAATCGCCATCGGCAGCAGTTTGCAAATCGCCTTGTTTGTCGCGCCGGCGCTCGTATTTGCCAGCCTTATTTTCGGCAAACCGATGGATCTGATCTTTACGGTGCCTGAGTTGACAGCGATTGCCGTGTCCGTTTTTATCGCCAAATCGATCTCCCAGGACGGAAAAACGAACTGGTATGAAGGCGTGCTTTTGCTGGTCGTTTATCTGATTCTTGCTTCGGCGTTTTTCTTTGCTTGAGACACGAAAAGGCAACCGCTGTTTACAAGCAAGGTTGCCCGCCACACGCTTATCTATTTCGGTTACGCTTCGTTTGGTTCTTCCTCGACTGATCTGGAATTGAGCGCTTCGTACAGCTGGGCCAAATTTCGCTCCAATGTGCTTAAAATTTCTTTCCCCGCTTGCGGAGTAACAAGCCCCACCCTTACGGCAAAATCAATTTCCCGGGACAAACCGTACATTTGGGTATCCAAAACTTCTTCGTACAATGGGCATCTTCTGTTGGTCAGCGTGCTCATTTGCACTTCGATAAGTTTGGCGATTTTGCTTGCGTCCTGCTTTAGAAGATCAAGCGACTTTTGGTTTAATGACAGCATAATATCCGAAGCAGACATGAAGCTCCCTCCACAATGGGCAAACCACTCTTTTAAAGATAGTTTAGTCGAAATCGGTGAAAGACACAAGAGACATAAGGAGAAAGCGGGCAAAAAAGAAAAAGATATCCCGCAAATGGGACATCTTTTCCACCTAAAAAGGCCGTTTCCCGTTAATCCACTACTTTTACTTTCAAATTGTGCTTGGCAAAAACCTCTTTCATGGCCGACTTTGCTTCATCGGCGTCCGGTCCGTGAACGTGCAGTTCATATTCGCCGGCGCCGACAAGCGTAGTAAACAGACCCAGGATGCTTTTGACATCAATATACTTGTTGTCGTATTGCAGCACGATAGAAGATCTGAATTTGTTTGCAGCTTGCGAAAGCTCGACGATCGCGTTTTTGTCCGACATGCCGTCATCCCTCCAAAAATTAATCGGCGCTTATGATTACGCATTCTATGATACTTGGTAGCGAGCTATTCCGCAAGCCAATCTTTACCTAAAAGGTGACGAAAACGATTGTGCAAAATTACAAAACCGCATCGTTTTGCTTGTCATTTCAGATATTCCGGGTTTAACCGTTCGAGTTCCTTGATCACAAATTTCCCGTCTTTGCGGATCAGGCGATCGTCGAAATAGATTTCACCGCCGCCAAATTCCGGCCGCTGGATCAGCACGAGATCCCAATGAATGGAAGACCGGTTTCCGTTGTCCGCTTCCTCGTACGCTTGGCCCGGCGTAAAGTGCAAACTTCCG
The genomic region above belongs to Bacilli bacterium and contains:
- a CDS encoding SDR family oxidoreductase, encoding MDLGLKDKVFLVSASSKGLGAAIAEGLAAEGANLALCSRSQERIGEFARQLADKYGVSVLPHQADVSRSADTYALVQNTLKHFGRLDGLVCNAGGPRGGSFLELADSDWEAAFQTNVMSVVRLIRECHPYLRESKGKIVTVASTSAKVPIPGLVLSNVMRSGVLGLMKSLAEEFAADGILLNTVCPGKILTDRIRELNAFKAKSIGTSVADVEKEAIREIPLGRYGKPQEFANFAVFLLSERNTYVTGSTFMVDGGMVKSL
- a CDS encoding Asp23/Gls24 family envelope stress response protein; protein product: MTDEMETGTVKISDDVVATIAGLAAAETPGIAGMSGGISEGLTKRLSGKNAQRGVSVEVGQTEAAIDLRVIVNYGAKIQEVCRKLQENVKEAVESMTGLQVVEVNVKVEGVSFNEDESEEHQPTRVK
- the cax gene encoding calcium/proton exchanger, whose amino-acid sequence is MPDVRVFLIATFVLSAIAHYAALPILLQFLSAAAAIVFVAGFLGRATESVAHYAGERMGGFLNATFGNAAELIIAIFLVKNGMFDMVKASITGSIIGNMLLVLGLSVLIGGSKFKTQRFNIRMASHNASMMTLAVIALFVPAVFIHEFTTASLQKLSLIVAGGLIAAYLLWLVFSMITHKDELADETGGNESHTPWSKGGSIFYLLLATIMVAFVSEWLVATLEPITHRFGLSELFVGAFVIAIVGNAAEHSAAVMMAAKNKIGAAVEIAIGSSLQIALFVAPALVFASLIFGKPMDLIFTVPELTAIAVSVFIAKSISQDGKTNWYEGVLLLVVYLILASAFFFA
- a CDS encoding HPr family phosphocarrier protein; this translates as MSDKNAIVELSQAANKFRSSIVLQYDNKYIDVKSILGLFTTLVGAGEYELHVHGPDADEAKSAMKEVFAKHNLKVKVVD
- a CDS encoding YlaN family protein is translated as MSASDIMLSLNQKSLDLLKQDASKIAKLIEVQMSTLTNRRCPLYEEVLDTQMYGLSREIDFAVRVGLVTPQAGKEILSTLERNLAQLYEALNSRSVEEEPNEA